In Nitrospira sp., one DNA window encodes the following:
- the def gene encoding peptide deformylase — protein MKLKTGTMLKIAKLGNPILRKIAAPVDPREIKSSELQRLIDDMFETMYDEPGIGLAAPQVSHSIQLVVMGCQGEGGFPETVLINPSIVYYGPEQVETWEGCLSVDGLRGKVTRPSLVRVKGLDRKGKHLDFEATELYAVCIQHELDHLIGKVFLDRMTDLSTLTQLHEFSQYWKKEPTKVI, from the coding sequence ATGAAACTGAAGACAGGAACGATGCTGAAAATCGCCAAGCTGGGGAATCCTATCCTTCGCAAGATCGCCGCTCCGGTGGACCCGAGGGAGATCAAGTCCTCCGAACTGCAACGATTGATCGACGACATGTTTGAAACGATGTACGATGAGCCGGGCATTGGATTGGCTGCGCCCCAGGTTTCGCACTCGATTCAATTGGTCGTGATGGGGTGCCAGGGCGAGGGCGGATTCCCTGAGACCGTGCTCATTAATCCGTCGATCGTCTACTACGGGCCTGAACAGGTGGAAACTTGGGAAGGATGTTTGAGTGTCGACGGCTTGCGAGGGAAAGTCACGAGGCCTTCCCTGGTGCGGGTCAAAGGTCTGGATCGAAAGGGAAAACACCTGGATTTCGAGGCGACAGAATTGTACGCGGTCTGTATTCAGCACGAACTCGACCACTTGATCGGCAAAGTGTTTCTTGATCGCATGACCGATCTGTCCACCCTCACTCAGCTGCACGAGTTCTCACAGTATTGGAAAAAAGAGCCTACGAAGGTCATCTGA
- a CDS encoding HEAT repeat domain-containing protein, giving the protein MPYETPPTNQDIPDVSIPPNKNPLSPEELKRAEALLPLLEGKQEFWAMGEFVHLGEPSVPVLVKALTMPSPRIRYNAIETLLMMKGVAGVPALVATAKEPSEISRVREHALRVAIRLDPSKAPEAIEVMAKDPNPSVRKAAAFEARYVRQKAVIPILIPMVSDDERFVALSALQSLWILTRHETEFHDWDTSTKQDRAVWSNEWVEWWDANKDVFEIPEPRRPKRSL; this is encoded by the coding sequence GTGCCGTATGAGACACCGCCCACGAATCAGGATATTCCTGATGTCTCAATTCCTCCAAATAAGAATCCGCTGAGCCCCGAAGAGCTCAAGCGGGCTGAAGCCTTGCTGCCGTTGCTTGAGGGCAAGCAGGAATTCTGGGCGATGGGAGAGTTCGTGCATCTAGGAGAGCCGTCTGTTCCGGTTCTCGTGAAGGCCTTGACCATGCCGAGCCCACGCATTCGATACAATGCGATCGAAACGTTACTGATGATGAAAGGAGTTGCGGGGGTGCCAGCACTCGTCGCTACAGCCAAGGAGCCGAGCGAAATCTCCCGTGTGCGGGAACACGCCCTCCGGGTCGCCATTCGTCTGGATCCGTCGAAGGCACCCGAGGCGATCGAAGTGATGGCAAAAGATCCAAATCCGTCCGTCAGAAAGGCAGCGGCATTCGAGGCACGATATGTTCGACAGAAGGCCGTCATCCCCATCTTGATTCCCATGGTGAGCGACGACGAACGCTTCGTGGCGCTGTCGGCGCTGCAATCGCTCTGGATCTTGACCCGCCACGAGACCGAATTCCATGATTGGGATACCTCGACCAAGCAGGATCGGGCGGTGTGGTCGAACGAATGGGTTGAGTGGTGGGACGCCAACAAAGACGTTTTTGAGATTCCAGAGCCGCGGCGCCCGAAACGGAGCTTGTAG
- a CDS encoding CusA/CzcA family heavy metal efflux RND transporter, with protein MIVRIVEISLVQRFLVCTFGVLLLFGGLYAFHLLDIVAYPDPSPPMVELITQLPGYSAEEVERQITIPIEVALSGTPGLTDIRSLSIFGLSDVKVYFDFDTELFQDRQEVLNRLNSVQLPQGVQPVLSPWWTIAEIYRYELTGQDQSVTDLKTTQDWQVRRAFKRVPGVIDVTTFGGTTKEYHVDIDPGKLISYGVNLSQIMAALANSNANVGGNYLTIGAQSYNIRGLGLINDLDDIENVMVAEKDGTPIFVKTLGTVTVGHRVRLGKVGIDDRDDVVEGVVLQQRGYKALTVLDKVRAKVEELNGLKLPSGVKIKTFYDRTVLINTTVKTVTDILISGMVLVFMLLIVFLGDLRAALIVALTIPLSLLFTFTMMVFVGQSANLISLGAIDFGIIVDATLVMVESIFFQLAHREAQGLTTHHHIIRAARQVGRPIVFSTAIIVVAFVPLFTMTGVPGKIFAPMSMTYGFALCGALLIAFTLAPVLCSFLLRSPIRETDTVVVGALRKANARIVVWALEHRIMVVGFATGLVLLAFIALQSLGGEFMPALEEGNLWVRATMPVDISFDQADRLTNDIRRMFKDSPEVETVVSQLGRPDDGTDPTSFFNGEFLANLKPESEWRRGLSKDDLIEEIEHRLKTIPGVIFNFSQVIEDNVEEAMSGVKGENSIKLFGSDLKIMDASAVEIEAVMKTVFGVKDLGIFRLIGQPNVLIQVDREASARYGLRVSDVNAVVQAAVGGQAVTQVYEGEKLFDLVVRFLPEYRRDIDSIGNILVSTPDGARIPLKQLAAITMQTGAFIIYRENNHRYIPIKFSVRDRDLQSTIEEAQEKLAQHVTLSEGYHMEWAGQYDQLKEEQKRLTTIVPVSLVIMLFLLYTTFDSVKNALLVLAAVPFALVGGVLSLVITHTHFSISAAVGMISTLGVAILGGVLLISRIEEFRRTGLDLRQAVLRGVDVQMRPILMATLGAAIGLLPASLATGIGAQAQQPLARVVVGGMLTAAFLILVVLPVLYEILHKRDVREEIE; from the coding sequence ATGATCGTTAGAATCGTCGAGATCTCACTGGTACAGCGGTTCTTGGTCTGCACGTTCGGGGTTCTGCTCTTATTCGGTGGTCTCTACGCATTTCATCTTCTCGACATTGTGGCCTATCCTGATCCTTCCCCTCCAATGGTGGAGTTGATCACCCAACTTCCAGGATATTCAGCCGAGGAGGTTGAGCGGCAAATTACCATCCCCATCGAAGTCGCCTTGAGCGGGACCCCCGGACTCACCGATATCCGGTCGCTCTCGATTTTCGGTCTCAGCGATGTCAAGGTGTACTTCGACTTCGACACTGAGCTCTTTCAAGACCGCCAGGAAGTGTTGAATCGGCTTAACTCCGTTCAACTGCCTCAAGGTGTGCAACCCGTACTGTCTCCCTGGTGGACCATTGCCGAGATCTATCGGTATGAGTTGACCGGCCAGGACCAGAGTGTGACCGATCTCAAAACCACTCAGGACTGGCAGGTCCGGCGGGCGTTCAAACGTGTGCCGGGTGTCATCGACGTGACGACATTCGGCGGCACCACGAAAGAATATCATGTCGATATCGACCCGGGAAAACTGATCAGCTACGGCGTCAATCTTTCGCAAATCATGGCCGCCTTGGCGAACAGCAACGCCAATGTCGGGGGCAACTATTTGACGATCGGTGCGCAGAGCTACAACATTAGAGGGCTGGGCCTCATCAATGATCTCGATGACATTGAAAACGTGATGGTGGCTGAAAAGGATGGAACGCCGATCTTCGTCAAGACCTTGGGAACGGTGACCGTAGGGCATCGCGTGCGCCTCGGAAAAGTGGGGATCGATGATCGAGATGACGTGGTGGAAGGCGTTGTGCTCCAGCAACGTGGCTATAAGGCCTTAACGGTCCTCGATAAAGTACGGGCCAAGGTTGAGGAGTTAAATGGGTTGAAACTGCCCTCCGGGGTCAAGATCAAGACGTTCTACGATCGAACAGTGTTGATCAACACGACCGTGAAGACGGTCACAGACATTCTTATCAGCGGCATGGTGCTCGTGTTCATGCTCTTGATCGTATTTCTCGGCGACCTCCGTGCGGCGTTGATCGTCGCGCTGACCATCCCGCTCTCGCTGCTGTTTACCTTCACGATGATGGTGTTCGTCGGACAGTCAGCCAATTTGATATCTTTGGGAGCGATCGACTTCGGGATCATCGTGGATGCAACGTTGGTGATGGTCGAAAGCATCTTCTTCCAGTTGGCGCATCGGGAGGCACAGGGGCTCACGACTCACCACCATATCATCCGGGCCGCTCGCCAGGTCGGAAGGCCTATCGTCTTTTCCACGGCGATCATCGTGGTGGCTTTTGTGCCGCTCTTTACGATGACCGGAGTGCCTGGAAAGATCTTCGCACCCATGTCCATGACGTATGGGTTTGCTCTGTGTGGTGCGCTCTTGATCGCGTTTACGCTCGCGCCCGTGCTCTGTTCATTCCTCCTGCGGTCGCCGATCAGAGAAACCGATACGGTCGTGGTCGGAGCCCTACGCAAGGCCAATGCCAGGATTGTCGTATGGGCGTTAGAACATAGGATCATGGTGGTTGGGTTTGCGACCGGCTTGGTGCTGCTCGCGTTTATTGCGTTGCAATCGCTGGGTGGTGAATTCATGCCGGCCCTGGAGGAAGGAAATCTATGGGTTCGAGCCACGATGCCGGTGGATATTTCTTTCGATCAGGCCGATCGATTGACGAACGACATCCGTCGCATGTTCAAGGACTCGCCCGAGGTGGAAACGGTCGTTTCACAGCTGGGACGGCCGGATGATGGGACGGACCCTACCAGCTTTTTTAATGGGGAATTCTTGGCGAATCTTAAACCCGAATCGGAATGGCGTCGAGGATTGAGCAAAGATGATCTTATCGAAGAAATCGAGCATCGGCTGAAAACCATTCCCGGTGTTATTTTCAATTTTTCTCAGGTCATCGAAGATAACGTGGAAGAGGCCATGTCCGGTGTGAAGGGCGAGAACTCGATCAAACTATTCGGGTCCGATCTCAAAATCATGGATGCGAGCGCCGTCGAGATCGAAGCGGTGATGAAAACGGTTTTCGGCGTGAAGGACTTGGGCATCTTCCGGTTGATCGGTCAACCGAATGTGCTGATTCAAGTCGATCGCGAAGCGAGCGCCCGTTATGGGTTGCGGGTCTCCGATGTCAATGCGGTCGTTCAGGCCGCCGTCGGTGGTCAAGCGGTAACCCAAGTGTATGAAGGAGAGAAGCTGTTCGATCTGGTCGTCAGGTTTCTTCCGGAGTATCGTCGGGATATCGATTCCATCGGCAATATTCTGGTGAGCACGCCGGATGGGGCACGCATTCCGCTCAAACAGCTGGCGGCCATCACCATGCAGACCGGAGCCTTCATCATCTACCGCGAAAACAACCACCGGTATATCCCGATCAAGTTCAGTGTGCGCGACCGCGATCTTCAGAGTACGATTGAAGAAGCTCAGGAGAAGTTGGCGCAGCACGTCACCCTATCAGAGGGCTACCACATGGAATGGGCCGGGCAGTACGATCAACTCAAGGAGGAGCAGAAACGGCTGACCACAATCGTTCCCGTGAGCCTCGTCATCATGCTGTTCCTGCTCTATACGACATTTGACTCAGTAAAAAATGCGTTGCTGGTGTTGGCGGCTGTTCCCTTCGCGTTGGTGGGTGGTGTTCTGTCGTTGGTGATCACGCATACCCATTTCAGTATTTCGGCCGCGGTGGGGATGATTTCGACGTTGGGAGTCGCGATATTGGGCGGTGTGTTGTTGATCTCACGCATTGAAGAGTTCAGAAGGACCGGGCTCGACTTGCGGCAGGCCGTGTTACGCGGTGTCGATGTACAGATGCGCCCGATTCTGATGGCCACCTTGGGCGCGGCGATCGGACTCCTACCCGCCTCCCTCGCGACCGGGATCGGTGCTCAGGCGCAACAGCCGTTGGCCCGTGTGGTGGTCGGTGGGATGCTGACGGCGGCATTCTTAATTCTCGTGGTATTGCCGGTTCTCTACGAGATCTTGCACAAACGGGATGTGCGTGAAGAAATTGAATAG
- a CDS encoding efflux RND transporter periplasmic adaptor subunit, producing the protein MKALLVYSCTCFPKLSLALALTVILLFLSTCGQSDQPPRLDAATHQPIKNETLSHVETMIVELGPSRQGLTLSGKIAYGEDRYSRISSPLQGRVVEVRARLGGRVKAGDILLIVDSPDIAQAYSEYVKEDSELQYATRAYELAKDLYEDKALSLKDLKLAENELIKARAEFRRAKERLLSLRIAPEELRKPLDKQQITSRFELKSPLTGVVVERTVTPGQSVTGDADHVLFTIADLDVLEVVADVYERDLALVREGQSAVVKVEAYPDADFPANVIAVGDVVDPVTRTIKVRALVKNVTHELKPEMFARLQLDVSGTGPFLTVPREAVLEIDGKQFVYVVEEGNRYVKREVRTANISPNQTRVLEGLTQGERIVTKGAVLIKGEQVKGT; encoded by the coding sequence ATGAAAGCCCTGCTGGTGTATTCCTGCACGTGTTTCCCCAAATTGTCCTTAGCCCTCGCCTTGACCGTGATCCTCCTATTTCTTTCCACATGCGGTCAAAGCGATCAGCCTCCAAGGCTCGATGCGGCAACACACCAGCCTATCAAGAACGAGACTCTGTCGCATGTCGAGACGATGATCGTCGAGCTTGGTCCATCTCGGCAAGGCTTAACCCTCTCGGGTAAGATCGCCTATGGCGAGGACCGGTACTCCCGGATTTCCTCCCCGTTACAGGGGCGGGTTGTGGAAGTGCGAGCCCGTCTGGGGGGGAGGGTAAAAGCCGGGGATATTTTACTCATCGTGGATAGTCCGGATATCGCGCAGGCTTACTCGGAATATGTCAAAGAGGACTCTGAATTGCAGTATGCGACGAGGGCATATGAGTTGGCCAAGGATCTCTACGAGGACAAGGCGCTTTCCCTGAAAGATTTGAAACTGGCCGAAAATGAATTGATCAAAGCCAGAGCGGAGTTTCGCCGTGCAAAAGAACGGTTGCTTTCGCTCAGGATTGCGCCGGAAGAGCTGCGCAAACCTCTAGATAAACAGCAGATCACATCTCGATTTGAGCTGAAGAGTCCGTTGACCGGGGTCGTCGTCGAACGTACCGTTACGCCTGGTCAGTCGGTGACCGGGGATGCCGACCATGTGCTGTTCACTATCGCCGATCTCGACGTGCTGGAGGTTGTGGCCGATGTCTACGAGCGAGACCTCGCGCTTGTACGGGAAGGCCAGTCGGCTGTCGTGAAAGTTGAAGCGTACCCTGATGCTGATTTTCCGGCCAACGTCATAGCGGTGGGAGACGTGGTCGATCCTGTGACCAGAACGATCAAGGTTCGAGCTCTCGTCAAAAATGTGACGCACGAACTGAAACCGGAAATGTTTGCTCGGCTGCAACTCGACGTCAGTGGCACCGGACCATTTCTCACGGTGCCACGTGAAGCGGTACTGGAAATCGACGGCAAGCAGTTTGTCTATGTAGTTGAAGAAGGAAACCGGTACGTAAAGCGGGAAGTGAGGACCGCGAATATCTCGCCGAATCAGACTCGTGTCCTCGAAGGGTTGACGCAGGGAGAGCGGATCGTGACGAAGGGCGCCGTCTTGATCAAAGGGGAACAGGTCAAGGGTACATAA
- a CDS encoding TolC family protein has protein sequence MIQRLCRTFFCLAMVSSSSFTGESLSAAQSTPVGPDPAARIFPAPALRLSLEEAIGLFLRQNLDLLIAKYGIEFSKGQQITARLFPNPVASMGLVSSPVQGRTLGSSGQITSQIQQLFELAGKRGYRIESADFGLHSAEAAFEDAVRQLSFALKDAYYRVQLARRRLALAEENRDRFSRILDVNTVRFKKGYIAEVDLIRIRLQFIDFHSQVIQAIQEAQSARSDLRQLLRVSPASEMELTTGLNYKRWDPDIAKLRAVAIDARPDVRTKRMTLSQRAAELKLAKAYRIPDVTVGAGYGTQGSQGPDNPNQMAFSLGVPLPLFNRNQGGIMQAEAAVQVAGADLDKTLNQVENQVDVAYRNLIESRRLVEAFLEGVLDDARSAIAIVERAYERGGVTLLDLLDAARTSRTIQQNYIEALFTYQRNVIQLESAVGQDIAS, from the coding sequence ATGATTCAACGACTGTGTAGAACATTTTTCTGCCTCGCGATGGTGAGCAGCAGTAGCTTTACCGGGGAATCCCTCTCGGCTGCGCAATCGACGCCTGTCGGTCCAGATCCAGCTGCACGAATCTTTCCGGCACCGGCTCTACGATTGAGCCTCGAAGAGGCGATCGGGCTCTTTTTACGTCAGAACCTTGATCTGCTGATCGCGAAATACGGGATCGAGTTCAGCAAGGGGCAGCAGATTACCGCCCGATTGTTTCCGAACCCGGTTGCCTCTATGGGGCTGGTCAGTTCCCCGGTCCAGGGACGCACACTGGGTAGCAGCGGACAGATCACTTCTCAAATTCAGCAGCTGTTCGAATTGGCGGGCAAACGGGGTTATCGGATCGAAAGCGCCGACTTCGGACTTCACTCTGCCGAGGCCGCCTTCGAAGACGCAGTTCGGCAACTCAGCTTCGCCCTCAAGGACGCCTACTACCGCGTTCAATTAGCGCGGAGACGGCTGGCTTTGGCAGAAGAAAATCGGGACCGGTTTTCGCGGATTCTCGATGTCAATACGGTTCGATTCAAGAAAGGTTATATTGCCGAGGTCGACTTGATCCGTATCCGGCTACAGTTTATCGATTTTCACTCGCAAGTGATTCAAGCCATTCAAGAAGCGCAGTCGGCCCGATCGGATCTTCGGCAATTGTTGCGAGTATCCCCGGCGAGTGAGATGGAACTCACAACCGGACTGAACTACAAACGGTGGGATCCCGACATCGCCAAGCTCCGTGCCGTGGCCATCGACGCGCGCCCCGACGTTCGTACAAAGCGAATGACGCTCTCACAGCGCGCGGCCGAACTGAAGCTCGCCAAAGCGTACCGGATTCCCGATGTGACCGTCGGGGCTGGCTATGGCACCCAAGGCTCGCAAGGACCCGACAACCCTAATCAGATGGCTTTCAGTCTGGGTGTGCCGCTGCCGTTGTTCAATCGCAATCAAGGCGGTATCATGCAGGCGGAAGCTGCGGTGCAGGTTGCGGGGGCGGACCTCGACAAGACGCTGAATCAAGTCGAGAATCAAGTGGATGTCGCCTACCGCAACTTGATCGAAAGTCGTCGATTGGTCGAAGCGTTCCTGGAAGGGGTGCTTGATGATGCGCGGTCGGCGATTGCGATCGTGGAGCGGGCCTATGAACGCGGTGGAGTCACTCTGCTTGATTTGCTCGATGCGGCGAGGACATCGAGGACGATTCAGCAAAACTATATTGAAGCCTTGTTCACTTACCAACGGAATGTGATTCAACTGGAGAGTGCCGTCGGACAGGACATCGCATCATGA
- the glgC gene encoding glucose-1-phosphate adenylyltransferase, with amino-acid sequence MKNIFTMVLAGGKGERLFPLTDQRAKPAVPFGGKYRIIDFTLSNCLNSGLRRIVVLIQYKSHSLDRHIRSGWNILNAELGEYIASVPPQQRINEDWYRGTADAVYQNLFLIDDEQSEFLLILAGDHIYKMNYAEMYHWLIAKSADAVVGAIDIPVQEATRFGVIAVDKDYRITRFDEKPAHPIPLPNDPAHAFGSMGIYLFRTKAIREHLIADAREDSAHDFGKNIIPRMIKQGRVYAFKFQDANRKAVQYWRDIGTLDAYWEANMDLVAVDPQFNFYDSEWPIRTYQGQFPPAKFVFAQDYQGGRMGVALDSIVCGGCIVSGARVQNSVLSPNVRVQDHADVRESILMENVTIGEHSRIRRAIIDKDVTIPPHTEIGYNPEADVQRFTVTDSGLVVISKGMKLHAAVDPSG; translated from the coding sequence GTGAAGAACATTTTCACCATGGTCTTAGCAGGCGGCAAAGGCGAGCGACTCTTCCCGCTGACGGACCAACGTGCGAAGCCGGCGGTTCCCTTCGGCGGCAAGTATCGTATCATCGATTTTACTCTAAGCAATTGTCTGAACTCAGGACTCCGTAGGATCGTCGTTCTCATTCAATATAAGTCGCACTCCCTCGATCGCCACATCCGGAGCGGCTGGAATATTCTCAACGCTGAACTCGGCGAATATATCGCTTCCGTCCCGCCTCAACAGCGCATCAACGAAGATTGGTATCGTGGCACCGCCGACGCCGTGTATCAGAACCTGTTCTTGATCGACGACGAACAGTCGGAGTTCCTGCTGATCCTCGCCGGCGATCACATTTACAAGATGAACTATGCGGAGATGTACCACTGGCTCATCGCCAAGAGCGCGGATGCGGTCGTCGGCGCCATCGACATTCCCGTCCAGGAAGCCACTCGCTTCGGAGTCATCGCGGTGGATAAAGACTACCGGATTACTCGCTTCGATGAAAAACCGGCGCATCCCATTCCGCTACCCAATGACCCAGCCCATGCCTTCGGCTCAATGGGTATCTACCTATTCCGTACCAAGGCGATCCGGGAACATCTCATCGCCGATGCACGAGAGGACAGTGCGCATGACTTCGGGAAAAACATCATTCCGCGGATGATCAAGCAAGGGCGTGTCTATGCGTTCAAATTTCAAGATGCGAATAGAAAGGCCGTCCAGTATTGGCGCGACATCGGAACGCTCGATGCCTATTGGGAAGCGAATATGGACCTGGTGGCCGTCGACCCACAATTTAACTTCTACGACTCCGAGTGGCCGATTCGCACGTACCAAGGCCAGTTCCCCCCGGCTAAGTTCGTGTTCGCGCAGGACTATCAAGGAGGCCGGATGGGCGTCGCTCTCGACTCAATCGTCTGCGGCGGATGTATCGTCTCGGGAGCTCGCGTCCAGAACTCCGTGCTTTCCCCGAACGTGCGCGTCCAGGATCACGCCGACGTCCGGGAATCCATTCTCATGGAAAACGTGACGATCGGGGAGCATAGCCGTATCAGGCGCGCCATCATCGATAAGGATGTGACGATCCCTCCTCATACTGAAATCGGCTACAACCCGGAGGCCGATGTGCAACGGTTCACCGTCACCGACTCGGGGCTCGTCGTGATCTCAAAGGGAATGAAACTGCATGCCGCCGTCGATCCATCCGGTTGA
- a CDS encoding helicase-related protein, with amino-acid sequence MPPSIHPVDLITALRHKHLTPVIVFLTSRRACDEAMETFDHVDLVLPPARQEAIAVALERITVQHPSIAEHPLIPLVRRIGIAAHHAGHLPSWKIAIEELMRQGHLDAVFATTTLAAGVDFPARTVVITQSSIRKSRDFTDLTIGEVQQIAGRAGRRGKDHVGFAIVTPSPYIDLAVLTKGLTGQPEAINSQFTISYPMVLNLLKAHPHEQIQGILAKSFAQFQLNQRAELLEQKLDALHVQMEPFGPRVCTDWITQWHTFDHARRHRHMRHQTHRSESPEISARLPFLTPGRVVGLGRGRGIVLRQYRSKGQKNSMLTVLRPDSAVTECPVTSVKEVYDRTYDCAETPTYPWCSTDTFDRLSHQLEELPSHVPELPILVSLGIEPLPDAIVQSLGDFPCPTCPSRPTCQKDFATASRLRQEQQRHMKSIQALRTSLWHRFRELVEVLQKFGYLTSATQLTIEGEWARLIRIDHSLLITELIRAEAFTGADPSLLAGVLASLAHDDDRPGAFPRISPGLSSLLGQVRKLAESLSPYEDPPLLRADVAALVERWISDPALTWIGLCRLTTMAEGDIYRLLARTLEFLSQVQALKSTHPGLAESASQAITLIRRGVLEELP; translated from the coding sequence ATGCCGCCGTCGATCCATCCGGTTGATCTCATCACTGCGCTCCGTCACAAACATCTCACGCCGGTCATCGTGTTTCTCACCTCACGCCGGGCCTGCGACGAAGCCATGGAGACCTTTGACCATGTCGATCTCGTACTCCCGCCGGCACGACAAGAAGCGATCGCCGTCGCTCTTGAACGGATCACGGTTCAACACCCCAGCATTGCCGAGCATCCGTTGATTCCTCTCGTGCGGCGGATCGGGATTGCCGCCCATCATGCCGGACATCTGCCTTCTTGGAAAATCGCGATCGAGGAACTGATGCGACAAGGTCATCTCGATGCGGTATTTGCAACGACAACCTTAGCGGCGGGCGTCGATTTTCCTGCCCGCACGGTCGTGATTACCCAATCGAGCATTCGCAAGTCCCGTGACTTCACCGACCTGACCATCGGCGAAGTCCAGCAAATCGCCGGTCGAGCCGGCCGCCGCGGAAAAGATCACGTGGGGTTTGCGATCGTGACTCCTTCTCCGTATATCGATCTAGCGGTGCTGACCAAAGGGTTGACCGGACAGCCGGAGGCCATCAACAGTCAGTTTACAATCAGCTACCCGATGGTCTTGAACCTCTTGAAGGCCCATCCCCATGAGCAGATTCAAGGAATCTTGGCCAAGAGTTTCGCTCAATTTCAACTGAATCAGCGCGCTGAACTTCTCGAGCAAAAACTAGACGCACTCCATGTGCAGATGGAACCGTTCGGTCCTCGCGTCTGCACGGACTGGATCACCCAATGGCACACCTTCGACCATGCACGAAGACACCGCCATATGCGGCATCAGACGCACCGATCAGAATCGCCGGAAATCTCGGCTCGGTTGCCGTTCCTGACGCCGGGCCGTGTCGTAGGACTCGGCAGAGGTCGCGGGATTGTGCTCCGGCAATATCGGAGCAAGGGCCAAAAGAATTCCATGCTCACCGTCTTACGACCGGACAGCGCCGTCACCGAATGCCCTGTCACCAGCGTGAAAGAAGTCTACGATCGCACGTACGACTGCGCGGAGACCCCGACCTATCCCTGGTGTTCGACCGACACGTTCGATCGACTCAGCCATCAATTAGAAGAACTGCCGTCGCATGTGCCCGAGCTTCCAATACTCGTATCTCTCGGCATCGAACCTCTGCCTGATGCCATCGTTCAATCGTTAGGTGACTTCCCCTGCCCGACTTGTCCTTCGCGACCAACCTGCCAGAAAGACTTCGCGACGGCATCGCGACTTCGCCAGGAACAACAGCGCCATATGAAATCCATCCAAGCGCTCCGGACCAGTTTGTGGCACCGCTTTCGAGAGCTGGTAGAAGTGCTGCAGAAATTCGGGTATCTCACCTCGGCGACACAATTGACGATCGAAGGCGAATGGGCAAGGCTGATCCGCATCGATCATTCGCTGCTGATTACCGAACTGATCCGCGCCGAAGCCTTTACCGGGGCAGACCCGTCCCTCCTCGCCGGCGTCTTGGCCAGTTTGGCACACGATGATGATCGTCCCGGGGCGTTTCCTCGCATCAGTCCTGGGCTGAGTTCCCTGCTCGGACAGGTTCGAAAATTGGCGGAAAGTTTATCGCCCTACGAAGACCCTCCCCTCCTACGCGCCGATGTGGCGGCGTTGGTTGAGCGTTGGATCAGCGATCCCGCCCTCACATGGATCGGACTCTGTCGACTGACCACGATGGCGGAAGGCGATATCTACAGATTACTGGCTAGAACCTTGGAGTTTCTGTCGCAGGTGCAGGCCTTAAAATCTACGCATCCCGGCCTCGCCGAATCCGCTTCGCAAGCGATCACGTTGATCCGACGCGGGGTGTTGGAGGAACTACCGTGA